From one Branchiostoma floridae strain S238N-H82 chromosome 3, Bfl_VNyyK, whole genome shotgun sequence genomic stretch:
- the LOC118411658 gene encoding mucin-5AC-like encodes MVTPAPTTPVPTTEVTPAPTTPVPTTEVTTAPTTPVPTTEVTTAPTTPVPTTEVTTAPTTPVPTTEVTSAPTTPVPTTEVTTAPTTPVPTTEVTTAPTTPVPTTEVTTAPTTPVPTTEVTTAPTTPVPTTEVTTAPTTPVPTTEVTTAPSTLAPTTDVTTAPTTPVPTTEARPCPTLNTSPNGALSPPGPHFYPTVVTFASRPCPTLTAPTNGALSPPGPYSYPIVVTFACDTGYVRNARPCPTLTAPTNGTLSPPGPYSYPTVVTFACDTGYVRNARPCPTLTAPTNGTLSPPVPHSYPTVVTFTCDTGYVRNARPCPTLTAPTNGTLSPPVPHLFPTVVTFACDTGYVRNARRCPTLTAPTNGTLSPPVPHSYPTVVTFTCDTGYVRNARPCPTLTAPTNGTLSPPGPYSYPTVVTFACDTGYTFFDADGSNLRYAESSRTTLLPDSGHICL; translated from the exons ATGG TGACACCAGCTCCAACAACTCCAGTTCCTACAACAGAAGTGACACCAGCTCCAACAACTCCAGTTCCTACAACGGAAGTAACCACAGCTCCAACAACTCCAGTCCCTACAACGGAAGTCACCACAGCTCCAACAACTCCAGTTCCTACAACGGAAGTAACCACAGCTCCAACAACTCCAGTTCCTACAACGGAAGTGACATCAGCTCCAACAACTCCAGTTCCTACAACGGAAGTCACCACAGCTCCAACAACTCCAGTTCCTACAACGGAAGTCACCACAGCTCCAACAACTCCAGTTCCTACAACAGAAGTCACCACAGCTCCAACAACTCCAGTTCCTACAACAGAAGTCACCACAGCTCCAACAACTCCAGTTCCTACAACAGAAGTCACCACAGCTCCAACAACTCCAGTTCCTACAACAGAAGTCACCACAGCTCCATCAACTCTAGCTCCTACAACAGATGTCACTACAGCTCCAACAACTCCAGTTCCTACAACGGAAG CCAGACCATGTCCGACGCTGAATACTTCacctaacggagcgctgagtcctcccgGACCACACTTCTACCCGACAGTGGTCACATTCgcct ccagaccatgtccGACGTTGACGGctccaactaacggagcgctgagtcctcccgGACCGTACTCTTACCCGATAGTGGTCACATTCGCCTGTGAtacgggatacgtacggaacg ccagaccatgtccGACGCTGACGGCTCCAACTAACGGAACGCTGAGTCCTCCCGGACCGTACTCTTACCCGACAGTGGTCACATTCGCCTGtgacacgggatacgtacggaacg ccagaccatgtccGACGCTGACGGCGCCAACTAACGGAACGCTGAGTCCTCCCGTACCACACTCCTACCCGACAGTGGTCACATTCACCTGtgacacgggatacgtacggaacg ccagaccatgtccGACGCTGACGGCTCCAACTAACGGAACGCTGAGTCCTCCCGTACCACACCTCTTCCCGACAGTGGTCACATTCGCCTGtgacacgggatacgtacggaacg ccagacGATGTCCGACGCTGACGGCTCCAACTAACGGAACGCTGAGCCCTCCCGTACCACACTCCTACCCGACAGTGGTCACATTCACCTGtgacacgggatacgtacggaacg ccagaccatgtccGACGCTGACGGCTCCAACTAACGGAACGCTGAGTCCTCCCGGACCGTACTCTTACCCGACAGTGGTCACATTCGCCTGtgacacgggatac ACCTTTTTCGACGCTGACGGCTCCAACCTTCGGTACGCTGAGTCCTCCCGTACCACACTCCTACCCGACAGTGGTCACATTTGCCTGtga